The segment CACCCGAGCAGCCGACGCCAGTCGATGAAGCCCCTCAAACAGTATTCACCCATGCTGCTGATGATGAAGTCTTGGCCAGATTCAATCCTCGAGCAATTCATTCCTACGTCCGTGAAGTCGAACTTGCACAAGCCGACGAAGATGAGTTCGATTTAGAATCGACCATCGCAATGCTCTCTACCGAGCGACGTTCAACGTAGCAAGATCGTCTTGAGGCTTTCGTCCCGAGCTACCGATGGCGGCGGAGCCCGTCTATTCCGCAGCCGCTTCTTTGTGTTCCATCAAGCGTTCGTTGTAGGCAGAGATAACCTCTTTTCGGCGAACCATTCCAAGTAGTTGTTTTTTGTTGTTCGGATCCATCACGGGCAATTCTTCGACATTCATCGAAGTGAACCGTTTCAGCGTCGTATTCAAGTCATCGGCAGGACTGACCGAAACAAAATCGGTGACCATGATATCTCGTGCGACCGCCAATTCCCACAACGCATCATCATACAAATAAGACCGCACGTCGTTGTCGGTAAAAATCCCGACCATCGCACCTCGGTCGTCGACGACTGGAAAGTAATGTTGGTGGTCTCGAGCGAGGCGATGCACGATATCATCGAGCTTTGTGCCTTCGGAAATCAGCTTAATTTTGCGTTCCGGTCGAAAGACATCTTTCACAAGAAGTCCCTCGAGAACGTCGATAATGAAGTCGCCCCGATGCGCCTTGGAATCCATTCGCGTTGGCACTTGCTTGCGGTACAGCGTCCAATTTTGGCTCGTTACAAAGGTAAGAGTTACGACCAACATCGTTGGAACGAGTAGACCGTAATCGCCTGTCATTGCGCGAACCATGATAATGGTTGACACGGGTGCCCGCGCGACTCCGGCAAAAAAGCCAGCCATTCCCACGACAGCGAATGCCTCGGGTTCGGTAACCACCGATGGCCAAATCTGTTCAAACCCCAATCCAACCGCTGCGCCCACACATCCGCCGATCACCATCGAAGGACCGAAAACGCCTCCCGAACCGCCGGAACTAATCGTCAGGGAAGTGGTCAATATTTTACAAAACGCAATCGCTAGTAGCAGCGGGATGCCTATCTGTGACGCTTCGGTAAGCGCGACTTGTAAAGTACCATAGCCGGTGCCAAGTGTAGCGAGTACCCGAACGTCGCCACCAAAAACTTCTAGGAGTGCCAAGGCGATTAAGCCGGCCAATCCAGCACCGATCGCAGGTTTGATGTGCGGGATGATTGGGATTTTCTTGAAAACATTATGAGTTCCATAAAACGTCTTCACGTAAACGAGCCCCACCAACGTCAAAACGATCGCCAAAAAGGTGTAGGGGATCAACTCGACCGGCGAGTTGAAGGGGTGTTCAAGTGTGTCACCGAAAAGCGGCATGAAGCGAGTTTCCACGGGCAACGACTGCGTGAAAACGCTATAGGCAACAATCGAAGCGGTCGCCGCCGGAACGATGACATCCGCTTCCATATCGGCATCGCTGTAAAGGATTTCGCCAGCAAAAACGGCGCCTGCTAGAGGAGCACGGAAGATCGCTCCCACACCCGCCCCCATACCAGCGGCCAAACAGATGCGGCGATCACGGTGCGACAACTGAAGCTTCGTCGCCAACCAGGAACCAAAACCAGCCCCGATTTGGGCGATCGGTCCCTCGCGTCCACCACTACCGCCTGTGCCCAAAGTGATCGCAGATGCGATCGTCTTCACGAACGGAATTCGACCTCGGATACCACCACGTTTGTTGTGGAATGCATCGATCGCGGCATCGGTCCCGTGACCTTCCGCCTCAGGAGCAAACGTGTAGATAAGCAAGCCGCAAACCAAACCACCGAGAACCATGATCAAGACGATCATCCAAGGAGCCAGTGGCCCCTCGGGATGTGCGAAAAGGGCATGTTCACCCGCTGCCTCAGGGGGCGTGTAGCCCGCATATTGGGCCAACGTCATATGGACGACCAATTGCCCGAGAGCCTGGAAAGCGATCGCCCCAAGACCAGCGACCACTCCAACAAGTGACGACAAAACAATCCATTTGCCGGAGGCGCGAAGGTCAAAGGACGCCAAAAACGTACGAAGTGTGTTCACAAAACCAGAGTGAGTTAGATCGAATTAGCTGCGACGAAAGCCAAATAGAAAAAATAGGATGAAGTGACGCCGTTCACTCATGCGATGAAAATAGCGTCTCAAGAGCGAAGCGACAACTGCTTAGCGGAGCGAAGCCGACAATCGCATGAGATCTTTTCGAAGTTCGATTTACGCGACGAAGACAAAAATAGAGTTAGCCGGTTTGCCGTTCGCCCGTTAGCCGGTTAGCCGGAATCCTGACGCGATACCGTTGTCAAATCGATCCGAGATTGCTACAATTGAGACAAGTAGATTCACCAACCGGGGGCGATTTGGATTCGACCGGATGACAAGAAGCAAGGCTCGCGTGTCGTGGTTGATCAGTTGGCCACGTTAAAAGCTGATCAAAAACTTTACTTGCAGACGAAAGTTTCGCAATGGCCGCCTAATAACAGGCAGCCCGGACTGATGGGGACCGCCGGAGTCGCCTGAATGTCCGTCACAATTCCGGATCGCCCGCTGTCCTACTCGAGACGCAGAGGGTTAAATTCGATTCGAGTTAGCGGAGTGCGGAACCTGTCAAACAGTGCCGCATGAAGCGAAAAGGTCTCTTCGAGAGACCATAAATAGTTTGACTACACACGTAGACGGTCTCGTGGATGCATCGCGGGACGCGGGTTCAATTCCCGCCGCCTCCATCCTTAAAAAGGCACTTGGGATTTTCCTAAGTGCCTATTTTTTTGGCTCTTCAGAAGAATTAGTGGGTTGATTTATGATTTGCGCGACTTGTTTGGTTCGTACGATTGTCGATTGGTCAGCCGTAAGCAAACACTCTCTCGGGGCTCCGCAGAATGGGGCCGCCCCTTTTTCTATTTTTTGAATGCATCAGGCTGGCAAAGTGATTATTGGTATTGGTGACTAAACCTGCCAATCAACCAAGAGCCAACCCGATGCAACTAAAGACTACCTTCAATCGCGTGACAAACTACAAGCCTTTTGTTGTCGATCGAGTTCAATTCTCTGAAAATGATATTGAATTATGGATTGAAGTCACAATGCGTCCTCGTGAAAACGGACTCGCTCGGTGCTCTGGCTGTGGCATGCGGTGCGGCGGCTATGACACGATGCCACAGCCGCGTCGGTTTGACTTTATTCCGTTGTGGATGATTCCCGTCGTGCTAATTTACACCATGCGACGAGTCAATTGTCCAACGTGTGGGGTGAAAGTGGAGTACGTTCCTTGGGCAGATGGGAAAAGTCCTTTGACAGCAGAATTGAGATGGTTCCTGGCCGGATGGGCTCGTCGGATGAGCTGGAAGGAGGTGTCGAGTTGTTTTGGGATGTGTTGGGAGTATGTCTACAACTCGGTAGAACATGCTGTTTCCTGGGGAAAAAAGCATCGCGACCTTTCAGGGATCGAGTCGATTGGGGTGGATGAGGTCCAGTGGAAAAAGGGGCATAAGTACCAAACGTTGGTTTACCAAATCGATGAAGGGCGAAAACGTTTGCTGTGGGTTGGTCCCGACCGGACCCCCAAGACTCTACTTCGTTTCTTTCGTTTTCTTGGCAAAGATCGCTACTCCCAGATTCAATTTGTTTGCAGCGATTTGTGGCAGGCTTACGTGAAAGTTATCGCCAAGAAAGTGCCTGACGCGATTCATGTTCTGGACCGCTTTCATGTGATGCAAAAAATGAGCAAGGCAATCGACAAGGTCCGCGCTGCGGAAGTCAAACAACTCAAAGCAGACGGTTTTGAAGCAATGCTTAAGGGCTGTCGCTGGGTACTCCTGAAGCGGCCCGAGAACATGACAGAAAAGCAAACGATCAAACTCGATGAGTTGCTGCAGTACAACCTACGAAGCGTTCGCAGTCACTTGATGAAAGAAGACTTCCAACAATTCGGGGAATACACTTATGTCCCAAGACCGTGATTGGTCTTGCCTGCCGGTTCTCTATTGGTCGTATTCTTCAGCCAGTTTCTCGAAACTGCCAACATTAAACAGCGACAACATCCACTGATTCAGGACTAGTGTCTCGTCGAATCGGAGTGGTGCGTTCTTCTTCTTTGCTGCTCTGTTCTTTACTATTTCATTTGTCTTCTCTATCTGCATTTTTTTCATCATCATCGTTTGCAGCTTCATCCGCTTCTTCTTCGTTAGCGTCTTTTGCCGTTTCGTCTTTGTCAGCCGTATCATCGTTCGCTGAAGGTGGGGTGGCTTGCTGTGGCTCTGTGTCAGTCTGGTTCATTTTGACTGGAGTTGCCGGTTCCGTTGTTGCTGTTGTTGGCAGTAGTGCTGTCGTTGCTGGTGCTATTGACATTGATTGTGTTACTGCCGGTGTGGTCATTGGTGGCTGATACTCGATGATGACTCTGGCAGGCTCGGGCTTTTGAGATGTAGCTGGAATCCAATGATCAACGGACTTCTTGGTAGCCACTGACATTAACAGTGCCCAACCAAAGCTAAGAAACGTCCCAATGATGATGTATTCAGCCAGTTTTCGATGACGAGACTCTTTGATCTCACCAAAACGGAGAATTGATTTTGCTGCGATGAGGAAGCCAATGCCTGTTGGATGCCCAATCAGAATAAGGAGCATGGTCAGGAATCGCTCTAGCCAACCAATGTACATCCCTCCGTTTGTGAGACCTTCTGTTAAATAGTCACTCTCAGGACTTCCGTTGTCGGTTGCGGGCTTTTCAGATTTCCTAAGTACAATCTCACTTTCCTTCTCGATCTCTCTTCTGATTGGAACAGTTAGCTTTCCAATCAGGATGCCACCAGCCGGTACTACGACGATATAGCCAGCAATAAGGCATTGGGTAGCGTAGAACCATGGAAGGTAAGACGACGCAAAGAACTTCGGCCACCATCCATTGGCTGCCACGTCGTGGCAAAAGTAGCTAAGTGCGATCAAAGCGATGACATGAGCAATCTGGTCAACGACAAAGTACAGCCATTTGTCTTCATTTAGGCTGATCTTGAGTTTGTCAAAAATCAGATGGCTTCCAAAGACTCCCAACAGAAGGAAAAAGTGAAAGTTACCCAGTAAGATAAAAGACATGATGGTGATGATGCCAACATGGAGCAACAAAATCTTCCATTGTCTTTTGTTATCCACCATCTCTTTGTTCTGGAATGGGAAATCCCCTAGGAAATGGGCTGCTATTAATGCAAGTAGTGTTTCTTCCATATTATTCAAGACAACCTTTTTTGGTTGTCTCGTACCAGACAACCTTTTTTGGTTGTCATGGCTTGGAACACCACTTCAGGTTGTATTATCCAAGTTGGTGACTTCTGAGTATTTTTCGTTTGAATACAACTGAATTGAACCACCTGATCGAATGGAAGCAATTCGGGTTGCATGGCACTAGGCAACCGTTTTGGGTTGCAAGCATGGCTTAGTTCTATTTCCATCATTTCTTACCTGCCCTGCTTCCAATTGCAGTTTTCCAATCTGTCTTTTCAAACATTCGGATTGCATTACGAAGAGCATTCCAATTGGCACCATCCAATGCCTTAGTCACGGCCTGCTTTGTTATCTCTGGCTCTACCTTGCTTGCCATCTCTTCGTGGGTGAAGTCTTTCGGATTCAAAGCCAATGTAATGATCGATGCTTGCCTCGCAGTCCAGCCCGACACAACGACATCACAAAGTTGTCCGACAACAGGAAGCCAATCTGAAAGTAAGCCAGTGGAACCGGGGGACTTGATTGTGAGGTTGGAA is part of the Novipirellula aureliae genome and harbors:
- a CDS encoding chloride channel protein, yielding MNTLRTFLASFDLRASGKWIVLSSLVGVVAGLGAIAFQALGQLVVHMTLAQYAGYTPPEAAGEHALFAHPEGPLAPWMIVLIMVLGGLVCGLLIYTFAPEAEGHGTDAAIDAFHNKRGGIRGRIPFVKTIASAITLGTGGSGGREGPIAQIGAGFGSWLATKLQLSHRDRRICLAAGMGAGVGAIFRAPLAGAVFAGEILYSDADMEADVIVPAATASIVAYSVFTQSLPVETRFMPLFGDTLEHPFNSPVELIPYTFLAIVLTLVGLVYVKTFYGTHNVFKKIPIIPHIKPAIGAGLAGLIALALLEVFGGDVRVLATLGTGYGTLQVALTEASQIGIPLLLAIAFCKILTTSLTISSGGSGGVFGPSMVIGGCVGAAVGLGFEQIWPSVVTEPEAFAVVGMAGFFAGVARAPVSTIIMVRAMTGDYGLLVPTMLVVTLTFVTSQNWTLYRKQVPTRMDSKAHRGDFIIDVLEGLLVKDVFRPERKIKLISEGTKLDDIVHRLARDHQHYFPVVDDRGAMVGIFTDNDVRSYLYDDALWELAVARDIMVTDFVSVSPADDLNTTLKRFTSMNVEELPVMDPNNKKQLLGMVRRKEVISAYNERLMEHKEAAAE
- a CDS encoding ISL3 family transposase, which produces MQLKTTFNRVTNYKPFVVDRVQFSENDIELWIEVTMRPRENGLARCSGCGMRCGGYDTMPQPRRFDFIPLWMIPVVLIYTMRRVNCPTCGVKVEYVPWADGKSPLTAELRWFLAGWARRMSWKEVSSCFGMCWEYVYNSVEHAVSWGKKHRDLSGIESIGVDEVQWKKGHKYQTLVYQIDEGRKRLLWVGPDRTPKTLLRFFRFLGKDRYSQIQFVCSDLWQAYVKVIAKKVPDAIHVLDRFHVMQKMSKAIDKVRAAEVKQLKADGFEAMLKGCRWVLLKRPENMTEKQTIKLDELLQYNLRSVRSHLMKEDFQQFGEYTYVPRP
- a CDS encoding DUF3307 domain-containing protein encodes the protein MEETLLALIAAHFLGDFPFQNKEMVDNKRQWKILLLHVGIITIMSFILLGNFHFFLLLGVFGSHLIFDKLKISLNEDKWLYFVVDQIAHVIALIALSYFCHDVAANGWWPKFFASSYLPWFYATQCLIAGYIVVVPAGGILIGKLTVPIRREIEKESEIVLRKSEKPATDNGSPESDYLTEGLTNGGMYIGWLERFLTMLLILIGHPTGIGFLIAAKSILRFGEIKESRHRKLAEYIIIGTFLSFGWALLMSVATKKSVDHWIPATSQKPEPARVIIEYQPPMTTPAVTQSMSIAPATTALLPTTATTEPATPVKMNQTDTEPQQATPPSANDDTADKDETAKDANEEEADEAANDDDEKNADREDK